A genomic window from Pseudomonas leptonychotis includes:
- a CDS encoding NADP(H)-dependent aldo-keto reductase — protein sequence MDYRRLGRTDIKVSSICLGSMTWGEQNNAQEGMAQIERAKSYGVNFLDTAEMYPVPPRAETYSKTEQIIGDYFKQRGDRADWVLASKIAGPGNGIGYIRGGQLKHNREHIAAALDASLKRLQTDWIDLYQLHWPERPTNYFGQLGYHHQDSDFTPLEETLEALDEQVKAGKIRHIGLSNETPWGTMKFLQLAEQRGWPRSVSIQNPYNLLNRSFEVGLAEIAIREQCGLLAYSPLAFGMLSGKYANGARPANARISLFSRFTRYTNPETESACARYVALAREHGLDPVQMALAFVTAQPFVTSNIIGATTMEQLDSNLASSELTLSAEVLSAIEAIHKTQPNPAP from the coding sequence ATGGATTACCGCCGACTTGGTCGCACAGACATTAAGGTCAGCAGCATCTGCCTTGGCAGCATGACCTGGGGCGAGCAAAACAACGCTCAAGAAGGCATGGCACAGATTGAGCGCGCCAAATCTTATGGGGTAAATTTCCTCGATACGGCCGAGATGTACCCGGTACCACCACGCGCCGAAACCTACAGCAAGACCGAACAGATCATTGGTGACTATTTCAAGCAGCGTGGTGATCGCGCCGATTGGGTGCTAGCCAGCAAAATTGCCGGACCCGGCAATGGCATCGGCTATATCCGCGGCGGCCAGCTCAAGCACAACCGCGAACACATAGCTGCAGCCCTGGATGCCAGCCTCAAACGCCTGCAAACCGATTGGATCGACCTCTATCAGCTGCATTGGCCGGAGCGCCCCACCAATTATTTCGGTCAGCTCGGCTACCACCATCAAGACAGCGACTTCACGCCGTTAGAAGAAACCCTTGAAGCGCTCGATGAGCAGGTCAAAGCCGGCAAAATTCGCCACATCGGCCTGTCCAATGAAACCCCCTGGGGTACCATGAAATTCCTGCAACTGGCCGAGCAACGCGGCTGGCCACGCAGCGTATCGATCCAGAACCCCTACAACCTACTTAACCGCAGTTTCGAAGTGGGCCTGGCAGAAATCGCCATTCGCGAGCAATGCGGGCTGCTGGCTTACTCACCACTGGCTTTCGGCATGCTTTCCGGCAAGTACGCAAACGGCGCCCGCCCGGCTAATGCGCGCATCAGCCTGTTCAGCCGTTTTACCCGCTACACCAACCCGGAGACAGAAAGCGCCTGTGCACGCTACGTCGCCCTGGCGCGCGAACATGGCCTGGACCCGGTGCAAATGGCCTTGGCGTTTGTAACTGCGCAACCTTTTGTCACCAGCAATATCATTGGCGCGACGACCATGGAGCAACTCGATAGCAACCTGGCCAGCAGCGAACTCACGCTGAGCGCAGAGGTATTGAGCGCAATCGAGGCCATCCATAAAACCCAACCCAACCCCGCCCCCTAA